GAGTCTAGTCTTCCTTGGCGAACTCGGGGGAAAAAAGACCATAGTGAAGCTCCAGAGGCCGGACTCTCCGAGGAGCAACCTTGGGAGGGAAGCTAAAATACTGAATGCCATAGAACCCTTTGGCATTACGCCCCCTCTGCTCTTCACGGGAACCTTCGAGGGACTTCCCTACCTCGTCAGGGAATTTGCGGAAGGTGAATCTGTGCTGTATGCAAACGTAGAGAAGGGCCACCTCTTTCAGATAGCCGAAAAGACTGCCCTGCTAGACAGGCTCGGCCTCGACCACGGTCAAATGCAGGGAGGGAAGCACATAATAGTTGGCGATGGGGTTTACATCATTGACTTTGAAAAGGCCGGCTGGAGGAAGCCCAACAACCTAACGTCGGCGTTTTCCATGCTCTTCGTCGGTAGAAACGCCATATCTGAGAGGCTCTACCGGAAGT
The window above is part of the Thermococcus sp. genome. Proteins encoded here:
- a CDS encoding serine/threonine protein kinase; amino-acid sequence: MTFESIMGRKRLERFLNHLKELGFEGVRPYSKGTTSLVFLGELGGKKTIVKLQRPDSPRSNLGREAKILNAIEPFGITPPLLFTGTFEGLPYLVREFAEGESVLYANVEKGHLFQIAEKTALLDRLGLDHGQMQGGKHIIVGDGVYIIDFEKAGWRKPNNLTSAFSMLFVGRNAISERLYRKFGLDEGFREEMKEALREYKRSGNLSRLLGLLSSL